Genomic segment of Lepidochelys kempii isolate rLepKem1 chromosome 23, rLepKem1.hap2, whole genome shotgun sequence:
ggcggaTGGGGTTGGCCCCTCTAGCCCTCTGTGCTCTGCCAGTGTGGAATAAataccccccactgcccctgtgTGTGGCCACTGCCCCGGCCAGGCGCGTATGCCCGGAGGGCTGCCCCATGGCCTGTGTGCCGAGCCCCCAGGGCCCTGGCTGTCGGGTGTGAGCCGCGGTTTTCCGTGCCTGAAAGGGGCTCTCGGAACTGCCTGGAAACGGGGCGTCTCAGGTCGGGTGTGATTGGGGAAGGAGCCTGGGGCCTAGCGGTTCAGAGCTGGACTCCCGGGTTCTGTTCCCACACCCTTCGGGGGCCTCGGCCGCCCCTCTGAGCCTCGCAGACGTCCCGGCATCCACCCTTGCACCCTCGCTCTGAGGCAGGCTGATGCTGGTGCCAGGGCGTTGTTTGCAGCTTGCTAAttagcagatggggaaactgagtcatagggcggcagtgacttgcccaaagtcatgcagGAAGACAGCGCAGAACCAGatctcctgggttccagcccgggTCTTCCACAAGGCCGGCCTCCCTGGGCCACGAGTTCAGCCTGAGGCTGCTTGTGGAAGAttggccctgctctgtgcctcagtgtcccccctcccccccccccccggcccagcacCTGGCCGatgctccctgtggggcggggggctttACGGGGTTTAGGAAGGGGAACAGGAAATGGGCCGAGATGCTGAGTGTTGATAgcacctgcccccctccccccccagcagtcATGTGCAGAGCTGACAAACCTGTCGGGGTGGAAACCCTGACCTGCCCCAGCCTCCGCTTTCCCATGACAAATCTCtgactccctgccctgccccctgacgCCACCCAGACGCGGGGCGGGACGGGGCAGGTAGACTGGGCTGCGGCTGGGGTTGTACAGTTACGGGATGGGGCAGCTCGCGATGGGGATTTGAGATCCAGCGAAAACCAGCCTCCCGAGAGGGGGATCCTCTAAAAGCTGCTTTCCTGGGTAAGTGAGACCCAGCCGTGGAGCTGTGAGCGCGGGAGTGAGGGGCAAGGAGAACCTCAATGTCCTGTCCAAGATGGGGCCCTGTcgtgctgggcgctgcccagaccccggccgagatcagggccccgtcgcgctgggcgctgcccagaccccggccaagatcagggccccgtcgggctGGGCACTGCCCAGATCCCGGCCGAGATCGGGCCCCGTcgtgctgggcgctgcccagaccccggccaagatcagggccccgtcgggccgggcactgcccagatcCCGGCCGAGATCGGGCCCCGTcgtgctgggcgctgcccagaccccggccgagaacagggccccgtcgggccgggcgctgcccagatcccggccgagatcagggccccgtcgggctGGGCGCTGGCCAGACCCCGGCCGAGAACAGGGCCCCGtcacgccgggcgctgcccagaccccggccgagatcagggccccgtcgcgccgggcgctgcccagaccccggccgagatcagggccccgtcgggccgggcgctgcccagaccccggccgagatcagggccccgtcgggccgggcgctgcccagaccccggccgagatcagggccccgtcaggccgggcgctgcccagaccccgaccgagatcagggccccgtcacgccgggcgctgcccagaccccggccgagatcaggccccgtcacgccgggcgctgcccagaccccggccgagatcagggccccgtcgggccgggcgctgcccagaccccggccgagatcaggccccgtcacgccgggcgctgcccagaccccggccgagatcagggcccgtcaggccgggcgctgcccagaccccggccgagatcagggccccgtcgcgctgggcgctgcccagaccccggccgagatcagggccccgtcgcacCCACCCAAAGCAACAAAGGGCAGGTTGTTCTCCTCAGGTCACTGCTGGGGGAGATGCAAGGAGTTGCCCAGGACCGCCCCatacatcagtggcagagccaggagtcctAACTCCAGTCCCATGCTCTCGCCGCTGGCCCAGGCTCCCCCATGGGCTGCAGCCAGGCCAACCTGTTACAAATCTTTGGCtctccatgccccccccccggctctgttGTGGCTCAGCCCTGATCACGCCAGCAGGTTTCTGCTCCTCGCGCAGAGTCAGCAAGAAACCGCGAGGCGCTTGTGATGGAAAATGTGTgtcaggccagggctggagcggggggaAGTTCTCTGGGTGAAACgctgagcggggcggggggcgggagtTTCTGCTGAAAGGCTGAAACTGGTGCAGCCGGGAGCTGGTTTGGTGACAAAGGCTGAGGCTCATGGCTGTGTTGTGTTCTTGAAACccctagaacccaggagtcctggctcccagccccccctaaccactagcccccactcccctcccagagctggggacagaacccaggagtcctggctcccagccccccccaaccactagcccccactcccctcccagagctggggacagaacccaggagtcctggctcccagccccctctaaccactagcccccactcccctcccagatccagggatagaacccaggagtcctggctcccagccccccccaaccactagcccccactcccctcccagagctggggacagaacccaggagtcctggctcccagccccccctaaccactagcccccactcccctcccagatccagggatagaacccaggagtcctggctcccagcccctcccaaccactagcccccactcccctcccagatccagggatagaacccaggagtcctggctcccagccccccctaaccactagcccccactcccctcccagatccagggatagaacccaggagtcctggctcccagccccccctaaccactagcccccactcccctcccagatccagggatagaacccaggagtcctggctcccagccccccctaaccactagcccccactcccctcccagatccagggatagaacccaggagtcctggctcccagcccctcccaaccactagcccccactcccctcccagatccagggatagaacccaggaatcctggctcccagcccctcccaaccactagcccccactcccctcccagatccagggatagaacccaggagtcctggctcccagccccccccaaccactagcccccactcccctcccagatccagggatagaacccaggagtcctggctcccagccccccctaaccactagcccccactcccctcccagatccagggatagaacccaggagtcctggctcccagccccccccaaccactagcccccactcccctcccagagctggggacagaacccaggagtcctggctcccagccccccctaaccactagcccccactcccctcccagatccagggatagaacccaggagtcctggctcccagcccctcccaaccactagcccccactcccctcccagatccagggatagaacccaggagtcctggctcccagccccccctaaccactagcccccactcccctcccagatccagggatagaacccaggagtcctggctcccagccccccctaaccactagcccccactcccctcccagatccagggatagaacccaggagtcctggctcccagccccccctaaccactagcccccactcccctcccagatccagggatagaacccaggagtcctggctcccagcccctcccaaccactagcccccactcccctcccagatccagggatagaacccaggagtcctggctcccagcccctcccaaccactagcccccactcccctcccagatccagggatagaacccaggagtcctggctcccagccccccccaaccactagcccccactcccctcccagatccagggatagaacccaggagtcctggctcccagccccccccaaccactagcccccactcccctcccagatccagggatagaacccaggagtcctggctcccagccccccctaaccactagcccccactcccctcccagatccagggatagaacccaggagtcctggctcccagccccccccaaccactagcccccactcccctcccagagctggggacagaacccaggagtcctggctcccagccccccctaaccactagcccccactcccctcccagatccagggatagaacccaggagtcctggctcccagcccctcccaaccactagcccccactcccctcccagatccagggatagaacccaggagtcctggctcccagccccccctaaccactagcccccactcccctcccagatccagggatagaacccaggagtcctggctcccagccccccctaaccactagcccccactcccctcccagatccagggatagaacccaggagtcctggctcccagccccccctaaccactagcccccactcccctcccagatccagggatagaacccaggagtcctggctcccagcccctcccaaccactagcccccactcccctcccagatccagggatagaacccaggagtcctggctcccagcccctcccaaccactagcccccactcccctcccagatccagggatagaacccaggagtcctggctcccagccccccccaaccactagcccccactcccctcccagatccagggatagaacccaggagtcctggctcccagccccccctaaccactagcccccactcccctcccagatccagggatagaacccaggagtcctggctcccagcccctcccaaccactagcccccactcccctcccagatccagggatagaacccaggagtcctggctcccagccccccctaaccactagcccccactcccctcccagatccagggatagaacccaggagtcctggctcccagccccccctaaccactagcccccactcccctcccagatccagggatagaacccaggagtcctggctcccagccccccctaaccactagcccccactcccctcccagatccagggatagaacccaggagtcctggctcccagcccctcccaaccactagcccccactcccctcccagatccagggatagaacccaggagtcctggctcccagcccctcccaaccactagcccccactcccctcccagatccagggatagaacccaggagtcctggctcccagacacgAGGCCTGCATGGGCTCGTCCCTCAGAGGGACCCGGAGCTGCTGGTGACTGAGCCCCCTCTGCAGGGGCCATGGGGTGGGGTGGCCTTGGCCTGGCCCTCCCGACTCCTGTCCCTGATCAGAGGGGACAGCCCGGGGGGCCATTCCCAGCAGCCCCATAACGAGCTGGTGCCAGCAGGTGACAGGGATTCTCCGCCCCCCCTCGTGTAATTAACGCGGGCGCGACCTGTGCCCTGGGTGAAAGTCCAGGCGGGGGGCGGGAACGGGGACTCTGCTCCGCGCCAGGCGGAGGTGACATGCCAGCGTCTCGGCGTGGGGCAGCGCCCGCAAGCAGCTGCTGTCCTCGgcggcccccagccccgcccgccACCGGCTCCGGGCACCCGGCAGTGAGCAGGGAGCAGACCCAGCTGCACTGGGCCGATGCGGGATGGTGCAGTGCCACAGGTGGGAGGGGAGCTGCCCCGGGGTTGGGGAGGGCGCgtgtgtgtctgggggaggcGCCGAGGGCCCGGGCGAGCTTCTGAACCAGCTGCATAGATGGAGTCAGATTGGCCCCCCCTTGTAGGGCGTGtggtgtgggggctgggagccaggactcctgggttctctcccaggggagtgggggctggtggttagagccgggcagctgggagcctggactcctgggtcctgtcctggctctgggaggggagtctagtggttagagcaggggttgggggaggagtcACTCCCTTTTCGTTCTCTTCCCAAATCTGCCGCTGACACTCTGggggaccttggacaagtcaggcctcagtttccccgtctgtaaCATGGGGAGAACAATCCTTCCCATGCgctgtgtggggcagggactgcctgtccctcggggtctgggcagcgcccggcctgacggggccctgatctcggccgaATGGCTGGAAAGCGCCGGTCACACGTTGGGGGCCTTGAACACGCgcggtctgtgcagcacctggcatgggggggcagggggggtgatCTCAGTTGGGTCCTCTAGCAGGGACCCTCCTACAGTAGGGGGGGCACTGCCGGGTCCCCTGCTGCGGGTGCCCGGGCACTGACTCCCTCCCTGCCTTTCTCTCTAGAACAAGCCGTGGAAGAAACTCAAGAGCATGGTCCACTGGTCGCCTTTCGTCGTGTCCTTCAAGAAGCGCTACCCCTGGGTGCAGCTGGCCGGCCATGCGGGTGAGAGGGGCCGTGGGAACAGGGCCACGAGGGGAGGGGCCGTGGCTCTGCTGGGGGGTGCAGCCAGCCCCGAGGGTGGCTGGGTGAAGGCAGCGCTGTGTGCCCAGCGGGCATGGGCCGGGCGTGTCCGGGCTCCCCTGACACCAGccgtcccctccctccccggcaGGGAATTTCAAAGCCGGCGACTACGGGCGGATCCTGAAGAAGTTCTGCCCGTGTGAGCAGCAAAGCCTGGAGCGCCTCATGGGGGACTCGCTGCGCCCCCACGTGCCCGCCTACTTCGGGCTGGCGCAGCGGGACGGCGAGTGCTACAACCAGATGGAGGATCTGCTGGCCAACTTCGAGACACCCTCCCTCATGGACTGCAAGATGGGGGTCAGGTGAGAGCCCAGAGGGGGCACAGGCAAGCCGGCTCAGCGAGGGGcagcagggagagaacccaggagtcctggctcccagccccctccactctgaccaccagcccccactcccctcccagagccagggatggaacccaggagtcctggctcccagccccctccactctgaccaccagcccccactcccctcccagagctgggagagaacccaggagtcctggctcccagcccccctgctctgaccaccagcccccactcccctcccagagccagggatggaacccaggagtcctggctcccagcccccctgctctgaccaccagcccccactcccctcccagagccagggatggaacccaggagtcctggctcccagccccctgctctgaccaccagcccccaccgccggggtagaacccaggagccctgcgCTGGGAGCGCCAGACCCCAGGAGCCCCGGGCCGGCCGAGGCCGAGGCCATGGGGTGGGCGCCCCCAGCTGatccccgctctgcccccccgcAGGACGTACCTGGAGGAGGAGTTGGAGCAGGCCCGGCAGCGGCCCCGGCTGCGCCGCGACATGTACGAGAAGATGGTGGCGGTGGAGCCGGGGGCGCCCACGCCCGAGGAGCACGCCCAGCGCGCCGTGCTCAAGCCCCGTTACATGCAGTGGAGGGAGTCGCTCAGCTCCACCGCCACGCTGGGCTTCCGCATCGAGGGCATCAAGGTGGGGCCACGGGCCGGGGCGgagcaggcctggctggggggtcacatctggctggggcagagcgggcctggctggggggccacatctggctggggggggagcgggcctggctggggggccacatctggctggggcagagcgggcctggctggggcggagcaggcctggctgggggggtcaCATCTTGCTGGGGGGGGAGCGGGCCTCGCTGGGGGGTCACatctggctggggcagagtgggcctggctggggcggagcaggcctggctggggggccacatctggctggggcagagcgggcctggctggggggccacatctggctgggggggccacatctggctggggcagagcgggcctggctggggcagagcgggcctggctggggggccacatctggctggggcagagcgggcctggctggggtggagcaggcctggctggggggtcACATCTTGCTGGGGGGGGAGCGGGCCTCACTGGGGGGTCACatctggctggggcagagcgggcctggctggggcggagcaggcctggctggggggccacatctggctggggggaggagcaggcctggctggggggccacatctggctggggcagagcgggcctggctggggcggagcaggcctggctgggggggtcaCATCTTGCTGGGGGGGGAGCGGGCCTCGCTGGGGGGTCACatctggctggggcagagcgggcctggctggggcggagcaggcctggctggggggccacatctggctggggcagagcgggcctggctggggggccacatctggctgggggggccacatctggctggggcagagcgggcctggctggggcagagcgggcctggctgggggggcacatctggctggggggaggagcaggcctggctggggggtcACATCTTGCTGGGGAGAGGagcgggcctggctggggggccacatctggctggggtggagcaggcctggctgggggggtcacatctggctggggggggagcgggcctggctggggggggagcgggcctggctggggggttacatctggctggggggaggagcaggcctggctggggggtcACATCttgctggggggaggagcgggcctggctgggggggagcaggcctggctgggggggtcacatctggctgggggggcagcaggcctggctggggcggagcaggcctggctgcagcaggggaggggggtcatGTCCACctctgggaggggaaggtggagcaggggcgtctggctctggggaggggagatcacgtccggctggggcagggctggctgtgtggggagtgGGTCTGAGTGGGGCAGGTGCGTCCCGCGCAGCCTCCCAGGCCCCGGCTGACGGGTCCCTGTGTCCCCAGAAAGCCGACGGCACCTGCAGCACCAACTTCAAGAAGACGCGGCTGCCCGAGCAGGTGATGCAGGCGCTGGGCGACTTTGTGGACGGCGACAGAACCATCCTGGTGAGGGGCTGGGCTCCCCGTAGGTGCCGCATGGCCCAGAGCTTGGGCTTTTCGCTGCCGgaatgcggccacctctggggcacgACACAGCGGCTGGCGGAGATCTGCGCGGCTTTTGTTTCAACTGCGGGCGGCAGCACAGCGCCCTCTAGGGCAGCTCTGATTGCCTGGGGAgaccccaccccgctccctgccccacaacccccccagggccagccctgcctgccaggggagagccctctgctgagcccccagcccccccagcgccaccctggggccagccctgcctgccaggggagagccccctgctgagcccccagcgccccccagcgcccccctggggccagccctgcctgccaggggagagccccctgctgagcccccagcccccccagcgccccccagcgccaccctggggccagccctgcctgccaggggagagccccctgctgagccaccagcccccccagtgccaccctggggccagccctgcctgctaggggagagccccctgctgagcccccagcccccccagcgccaccctggggccagccctgcctgctagGGGAGcatgccccctgctgagcccccagcccccccagcgccaccctggggccagccctgcctgccaggggagagccccctgctgagcccccagcccccccagcgccaccctggggccagccctgcctgccaggggagagccccctgctgagcccccagcccccccagcccccccacccccccagcgccaccctggggccagccctgcctgctaggggagagccccctgctgagcccccagcccccccagcgccaccctggggccagccctgcctgccaggggagcacgccccctgctgagcccccagcccccccagcgccccccagcgcccccctggggccagcccatgcctgccaggggagagccccctgctgagcccccagcccccccagggggcgcccctggggccagccctgcctgccggggaGGGCGCCCCCTGTTGAATTGCCGGTGCCAGTCCTTGCCGATCGGGCCAGCCCCGTTCCCCTCCCTGCCGGGGCCCAGACCGGCTGCACCTGGCTGGCGCTCGGGGCAGCTGGGTGGATCCCGTGGTGCCCTCGGCCTCACCTGCCCACCCCCCTCTTCCTCTCCAGGCCACCTACCTGGGCCGCTTGGAGGAGCTGCGGGCAGCGCTGGAGCAGTCCGAGGTCTTCAAGACCCACGAGGTAGGTTCTGGCtgggtgggggccgggggggagacGCTCCCTGCTGAGCGGGTGGCCCAGCCAGTGGCCCTCGCCCTGTGGGTCTGGGCACACGCGCCAGGGTGCAGGGTCTGTTCGCCTGCCCACTGGCAACCCCAGGTCCCTAGGAAGCGACACTTGTTTGTCTCTCCTCTGGCCCCGCCTGGATGCGCTGGGTTCTGTAGCAGCCTCCTCCTGTGGCTCCCAGAGCAATGAatggacccaggagtcctggctcccagcccccctgctctaaccactagaccccactcccctctcagagctggggcgagaacgcaggagtcctggctcccagccccctgctcaaaccactagaccccactcctctcccagagctggggcgagaacgcaggagtcctggctcccagcccccctgctctaaccactagaccccactcccctctcagagctggggcgagaacgcaggagtcctggctcccagcccccctgctctaaccactagaccccactcccctctcagagctggggagagaacccaggagtcctggctcccagcccccctgctctaaccactagaccccactcccctcccagagctggggagagaacccaggagtcccggttcccagctctgctctaaccactcccCTTCTAGAGCCGGGGAAGGAACCCAGGATCCTGGCTCCAAGCCCCCTTGCTCACTGAGCTCTGTGTTTGCCCCCTGACAGGTGGTGGGGAGCTCTTTGCTTTTCGTCCATGACCGGACGGGGCTGGCCAAGGTCTGGATGATCGACTTCGGAAAGATGGTGCCGCTGGCCGGGGGCCAGACGCTGACGCACCGGCTGCCGTGGGTGGAGGGGAACCGAGAGGACGGCTACCTCTGGGGGCTGGACAATCTCATCGCCATCTTCAGCACCATGGTGCAGAACTGAGCCGGGCACCGGCAGGGCCTGGGCCGGCGCACTGGGGACACCTGGCACCGGCTCTGTGCAATAGACGGGCACTGCCGTGCGGTGCCCTCCCTGCCTCTTATTTATACAGCCAGATATGCTACAGCCCCGCTCGGAGCTGGGGCCCGTCGCGCCCCGTCTGCCTGTGCCCGCTTCCATCGGCTGACGGCCCCGCGCCGGGGAGGACACCTGCAGGGCCTGGCCCGTCGCACAGATGCGATGGGACCTGTTTTACAGCAGCCAGCGGGAAGGGCTGAGACCTGGTCCCGTCTCGGAGCGGAGCCCTTTCCCGCTCAGTGGCTCGTTCTGCGGCCCAGGGAACCCTGGGAAGGCCGAGGCTGAGACGGGAGACACCAGCCTTTCGGCGGGCACAGGGGCAGCGATCCTGCACTCCGGGCGACGCCGGCCGAAGCGGAACCGAACCAAAGGAGGCTTGGATCCTCTGGGCCCCTCTCCTGTTCACGGCCCATTTTCCTGCAGCCCTGCGTAATTTCGCAGGTGGGTCCGGTTCCCGCCCCTGCTGGTATCAGACCCTGCCCCACCACTGGGCGGCTCCACGGGACCTGATCTGCAGGGAGCTGCCCATTAATGTTGGGTTAAATTCAAGACACTTTAAAAGACTTTTTGGCAACTCGGGGGTTGAAGCATAGTGACTGGGCTCTGAGGTGACCCCCCAGGCGGCAGGGTGTCCCCCAGCTGCGGCTGCGGGGTTCTCACCCCTTCCCCTGAAGCATTTGTGGCCCTGCTGGAGGGTCGGAACTGGCTGGCCATTTCCACCCCCGGCGCTTTGCTCTTACCGGCCCGTCCGTTTGGCTGTGCAAAGGAGCCTCGTGCTGGCCCCTCTGGCCTGGGAACAGGCTGGCTGGGAACTGAGAACGCGGACTTACTGCCAAGCTTGCACCACGCCCACGGGGAGCTCAGGGGGCCTGTGGCTGAGTCTGGCCTAGCCCGGGGCGGTTTTCCTGGAGGCTGGAGAGTTGTGTGGCTCTGTGCTGAGGTGAGCCTGGCTGGAAAGCTCAGTCCGGCTTTACAGGGGTCTCGGCCGTTTGAGAACCAGCTGGGACGCTGCCTCCTCTGCCAGCTTCGTGTGGTTCTCCTAGCCCAGCCTTGGGCTCGCCACGGGCTCTTGCCCTTCGTGCAGGGTGCTGGCACGGCCAGCCGCAGGCCAGCTCTCCGCCAGGCTCCCGGCTCGGCTCGCACATCTGCAGAGGCGGATGCACAAGGGCCCGAGTGAGGCACCTGGTTTCCTCTGGCTCTGCCGCTCCCTCGGTGCCTCGTTTCCCGTGTGCTCGCCGCACGTCTGCGTGAGCATCTCACGGGCAGAGCCAACCCCCTGAAACACGGAGGGGGCCAGGGAGTCGCCTCCACCTGCACCAGCTTCAAGCCTGGCCAGTCTGGGGAGCGTTTCCCAAGGCCCCAGCGACGAGTGGATTCGGGAGCCCGGGCTTCACGAGGCCCGACCCTACTGGAAGAGACGATCCGTCTCTGGCTTCTGTGCCAAGGGCACGGCCAGTAGCTGCCTGAGCCGTGGCCGCTCTGCAGGGAGCTGCTCAGACCTCCAGCCCCTGCCGGTGGCGGGGAAGCGTCACTGGGTTCAGCTCTGGCTGTGAGCAGGGATTCACTGCACCCTGGAGCTAATGGGGGCAGGTGGGCGCGGTTCATGGGACCGTCCTGCTCCCCGCTGGCTCGGGCTCAGGAGCGCAGCGTGTAGCCAGCTGGGCATTCGCTCCAGTCCCTTGAGTGCTGCCCAGTAACCAGCGGGAACGGG
This window contains:
- the ITPKC gene encoding inositol-trisphosphate 3-kinase C → MKQRDRSPYRNKPWKKLKSMVHWSPFVVSFKKRYPWVQLAGHAGNFKAGDYGRILKKFCPCEQQSLERLMGDSLRPHVPAYFGLAQRDGECYNQMEDLLANFETPSLMDCKMGVRTYLEEELEQARQRPRLRRDMYEKMVAVEPGAPTPEEHAQRAVLKPRYMQWRESLSSTATLGFRIEGIKKADGTCSTNFKKTRLPEQVMQALGDFVDGDRTILATYLGRLEELRAALEQSEVFKTHEVVGSSLLFVHDRTGLAKVWMIDFGKMVPLAGGQTLTHRLPWVEGNREDGYLWGLDNLIAIFSTMVQN